A genomic segment from Panthera tigris isolate Pti1 chromosome A1, P.tigris_Pti1_mat1.1, whole genome shotgun sequence encodes:
- the PAIP1 gene encoding polyadenylate-binding protein-interacting protein 1 isoform X2, which yields MSDGFDRAPEQTRPLRAPPSSQDNIPQQNLESAMAKPQVVVAPVLMSKLSVNAPEFYPSGYSSNYTESYEDGCEDYPTLSEYVQDFLNHLTEQPGSFETEIEQFAETLNGWVTTDDALQELVELIYQQATSIPNFSYMGARLCNYLSHHLTISPQSGNFRQLLLQRCRTEYEVKDQAAKGDEVTRKRFHAFVLFLGELYLNLEIKGTNGQVTRADILQVGLRELLNALFSNPMDDNLICAVKLLKLTGSVLEDAWKEKGKTDMEEIIQRIENVVLDANCSRDVKQMLLKLVELRSSNWGRVHATSTYREATPENDPNYFMNEPTFYTSDGVPFTAADPDYQEKYQELLEREDFFPDYEENGTDLSGAGDPYLDDIDDEMDPEIEEAYEKFCLESERKRKQ from the exons atGTCGGACGGTTTCGATCGGGCCCCAG agCAAACGAGGCCCCTGAGAGCTCCACCTAGTTCACAGGATAATATCCCACAGCAGAACTTGGAGTCAGCAATGGCTAAACCCCAGGTGGTTGTAGCTCCTGTATTAATGTCTAAGCTGTCTGTGAACGCTCCTGAATTTTATCCATCAGGTTATTCTTCTAATTATACA GAATCCTATGAAGATGGTTGTGAGGATTATCCCACTCTATCAGAATATGTTCAGGATTTTTTGAATCATCTCACAGAACAGCCTGGCAGTTTTGAAACTGAAATTGAGCAGTTTGCAGAGACTCTGAATGGCTGGGTTACAACAGATGATGCTTTGCAAGAACTTGTAGAACTCATCTATCAACAG gccACATCTATCCCAAATTTCTCTTACATGGGAGCTCGCCTGTGTAATTACCTGTCCCATCATCTGACAATTAGCCCACAGAGTGGCAACTTTCGTCAGTTGCTGCTTCAAAG GTGTCGGACTGAATATGAAGTTAAAGATCAGGCTGCCAAGGGGGATGAAGTGACTCGAAAACGATTCCATGCATTTGTACTCTTCCTGGGAGAACTTTATCTTAACTTGGAG aTCAAGGGAACAAATGGACAGGTTACAAGAGCAGATATTCTTCAGGTTGGTCTGCGGGAGTTGCTGAATGCCCTCTTTTCCAATCCTATGGATGACAACTTAATTTGTGCAGTAAAGTTACTGAAG TTGACAGGGTCAGTTTTGGAAGATGcttggaaggaaaaaggaaagactgaTATGGAGGAAATTATTCAGAGAATTGAAAATGTTGTCCTAGATGCAAATTGCAGCAG AGATGTGAAACAGATGCTCTTGAAGCTTGTAGAACTCCGGTCAAGTAACTGGGGTAGAGTCCATGCAACTTCAACATACAGAGAAGCAACACCTGAAAATGATCCTAATTATTTTATG AATGAACCAACATTTTATACCTCTGATGGTGTTCCTTTCACTGCAGCTGATCCAG ATTACCAAGAGAAATATCAAGAGTTACTTGAAAGAGaagatttttttccagattatgAAGAAAATGGGACAGATTTATCAGGGGCTGGTGATCC
- the PAIP1 gene encoding polyadenylate-binding protein-interacting protein 1 isoform X1, translated as MSDGFDRAPGAGRGRSRGLGRGGGGPEGGGFPNGAGAAERPRHQPPPQPKAPGFLQPPPLRQPRTAPPPGAQCEVPAGPQRPPRPGALPEQTRPLRAPPSSQDNIPQQNLESAMAKPQVVVAPVLMSKLSVNAPEFYPSGYSSNYTESYEDGCEDYPTLSEYVQDFLNHLTEQPGSFETEIEQFAETLNGWVTTDDALQELVELIYQQATSIPNFSYMGARLCNYLSHHLTISPQSGNFRQLLLQRCRTEYEVKDQAAKGDEVTRKRFHAFVLFLGELYLNLEIKGTNGQVTRADILQVGLRELLNALFSNPMDDNLICAVKLLKLTGSVLEDAWKEKGKTDMEEIIQRIENVVLDANCSRDVKQMLLKLVELRSSNWGRVHATSTYREATPENDPNYFMNEPTFYTSDGVPFTAADPDYQEKYQELLEREDFFPDYEENGTDLSGAGDPYLDDIDDEMDPEIEEAYEKFCLESERKRKQ; from the exons atGTCGGACGGTTTCGATCGGGCCCCAGGTGCTGGTCGGGGCCGGAGCCGGGGCCTGGGCCGCGGAGGGGGCGGGCCTGAGGGCGGCGGTTTCCCGAACGGAGCGGGGGCTGCTGAGCGGCCGCGGCACCAGCCGCCGCCGCAGCCCAAAGCCCCGGGCTTCCTGCAGCCGCCGCCGCTGCGCCAGCCCAGGACGGCCCCGCCGCCAGGGGCCCAGTGCGAGGTCCCCGCCGGCCCCCAGAGGCCTCCCCGGCCCGGGGCGCTCCCAG agCAAACGAGGCCCCTGAGAGCTCCACCTAGTTCACAGGATAATATCCCACAGCAGAACTTGGAGTCAGCAATGGCTAAACCCCAGGTGGTTGTAGCTCCTGTATTAATGTCTAAGCTGTCTGTGAACGCTCCTGAATTTTATCCATCAGGTTATTCTTCTAATTATACA GAATCCTATGAAGATGGTTGTGAGGATTATCCCACTCTATCAGAATATGTTCAGGATTTTTTGAATCATCTCACAGAACAGCCTGGCAGTTTTGAAACTGAAATTGAGCAGTTTGCAGAGACTCTGAATGGCTGGGTTACAACAGATGATGCTTTGCAAGAACTTGTAGAACTCATCTATCAACAG gccACATCTATCCCAAATTTCTCTTACATGGGAGCTCGCCTGTGTAATTACCTGTCCCATCATCTGACAATTAGCCCACAGAGTGGCAACTTTCGTCAGTTGCTGCTTCAAAG GTGTCGGACTGAATATGAAGTTAAAGATCAGGCTGCCAAGGGGGATGAAGTGACTCGAAAACGATTCCATGCATTTGTACTCTTCCTGGGAGAACTTTATCTTAACTTGGAG aTCAAGGGAACAAATGGACAGGTTACAAGAGCAGATATTCTTCAGGTTGGTCTGCGGGAGTTGCTGAATGCCCTCTTTTCCAATCCTATGGATGACAACTTAATTTGTGCAGTAAAGTTACTGAAG TTGACAGGGTCAGTTTTGGAAGATGcttggaaggaaaaaggaaagactgaTATGGAGGAAATTATTCAGAGAATTGAAAATGTTGTCCTAGATGCAAATTGCAGCAG AGATGTGAAACAGATGCTCTTGAAGCTTGTAGAACTCCGGTCAAGTAACTGGGGTAGAGTCCATGCAACTTCAACATACAGAGAAGCAACACCTGAAAATGATCCTAATTATTTTATG AATGAACCAACATTTTATACCTCTGATGGTGTTCCTTTCACTGCAGCTGATCCAG ATTACCAAGAGAAATATCAAGAGTTACTTGAAAGAGaagatttttttccagattatgAAGAAAATGGGACAGATTTATCAGGGGCTGGTGATCC
- the PAIP1 gene encoding polyadenylate-binding protein-interacting protein 1 isoform X3, giving the protein MAKPQVVVAPVLMSKLSVNAPEFYPSGYSSNYTESYEDGCEDYPTLSEYVQDFLNHLTEQPGSFETEIEQFAETLNGWVTTDDALQELVELIYQQATSIPNFSYMGARLCNYLSHHLTISPQSGNFRQLLLQRCRTEYEVKDQAAKGDEVTRKRFHAFVLFLGELYLNLEIKGTNGQVTRADILQVGLRELLNALFSNPMDDNLICAVKLLKLTGSVLEDAWKEKGKTDMEEIIQRIENVVLDANCSRDVKQMLLKLVELRSSNWGRVHATSTYREATPENDPNYFMNEPTFYTSDGVPFTAADPDYQEKYQELLEREDFFPDYEENGTDLSGAGDPYLDDIDDEMDPEIEEAYEKFCLESERKRKQ; this is encoded by the exons ATGGCTAAACCCCAGGTGGTTGTAGCTCCTGTATTAATGTCTAAGCTGTCTGTGAACGCTCCTGAATTTTATCCATCAGGTTATTCTTCTAATTATACA GAATCCTATGAAGATGGTTGTGAGGATTATCCCACTCTATCAGAATATGTTCAGGATTTTTTGAATCATCTCACAGAACAGCCTGGCAGTTTTGAAACTGAAATTGAGCAGTTTGCAGAGACTCTGAATGGCTGGGTTACAACAGATGATGCTTTGCAAGAACTTGTAGAACTCATCTATCAACAG gccACATCTATCCCAAATTTCTCTTACATGGGAGCTCGCCTGTGTAATTACCTGTCCCATCATCTGACAATTAGCCCACAGAGTGGCAACTTTCGTCAGTTGCTGCTTCAAAG GTGTCGGACTGAATATGAAGTTAAAGATCAGGCTGCCAAGGGGGATGAAGTGACTCGAAAACGATTCCATGCATTTGTACTCTTCCTGGGAGAACTTTATCTTAACTTGGAG aTCAAGGGAACAAATGGACAGGTTACAAGAGCAGATATTCTTCAGGTTGGTCTGCGGGAGTTGCTGAATGCCCTCTTTTCCAATCCTATGGATGACAACTTAATTTGTGCAGTAAAGTTACTGAAG TTGACAGGGTCAGTTTTGGAAGATGcttggaaggaaaaaggaaagactgaTATGGAGGAAATTATTCAGAGAATTGAAAATGTTGTCCTAGATGCAAATTGCAGCAG AGATGTGAAACAGATGCTCTTGAAGCTTGTAGAACTCCGGTCAAGTAACTGGGGTAGAGTCCATGCAACTTCAACATACAGAGAAGCAACACCTGAAAATGATCCTAATTATTTTATG AATGAACCAACATTTTATACCTCTGATGGTGTTCCTTTCACTGCAGCTGATCCAG ATTACCAAGAGAAATATCAAGAGTTACTTGAAAGAGaagatttttttccagattatgAAGAAAATGGGACAGATTTATCAGGGGCTGGTGATCC